In Onthophagus taurus isolate NC unplaced genomic scaffold, IU_Otau_3.0 ScKx7SY_16, whole genome shotgun sequence, the genomic stretch taaagcattAAGCCTTTGTCGAAAGATATTACAGTTTgaagttgataaaaaaaacTCGTTTGACTCGGTTGTCACGACGACCGACGACAAAAAGAAAACGATAGCTTtctcgaaaaatttttttttaaatatattttatcacaaacgatttgatttctttaaaaaatcaaattaaataaatttaattaagcgCCATCTGTGAATGAAAAGTcgaaactaaaaatttaacctcaaaatttattatttttgacgtttcaaaattaattttgacgtttaattattaatatgattataaaaatcatttttctttaggtgattttaaaaattttttattctccAAAAAGTTCTTACCcactttgaacaattttgcaaaTATAGAATTagtttctaataattttgaacaatttggtagaacaaaaaatcatttagacaaaCTTTCAATGATTGCCATGAAGCTTTgactcattttgaacaattttgcaaaGTTATAATTAACACCCATTCATTTTGCAACAACTTTGGAGAACTTAGTAGAGCAGAAAAGTAACTTACAACCATTTAGACAAGCTTCCAATGATTGCCACGAACCTTAATATCATATATAACAATTTTGCAAAGTTGCAATCACTTCTTAATCGCTTTGcagaattttttaacaacttaaaaatgcaataaacCTTCTTTTAAGCATTTAGACAGACTTCTAATAACCCCCCAGatgtttaaaataacttgcaCACATTTTGGACAACCTAGAAATCACTTTCAATCATTTAGACATGTTTTCAATAATTCCATGAACCTTACCAatcatttttgacaatttttgcaATCACTTTACCGTTTTGCAGACATTTTTAACAGCTTAGAAAGGCAATAAACATAGTTTTAAGCATTTAGACACACTCCTAATTATTACCAGGCAGATGATAACCATTTTGAATAACTTTCCAATACGTTAATCACTTCTCAActgttttgcaaaaattttttaggcaAAAAATGTGTTTCTAACTATTTAGACAAGGTTTCATCGATTACCAAGAAGGTTTTAATCATGTCGAACAATTTTGGAAAGTTGCAATCACTTCTCTACCGTTTTgcagaaatttttaacaacctAAACAGCaacgattaaatttttaatcatttagacaacgTTCCAATGAGTTCCAAAAGTTTATAaccattttgaacaattttgcaaaGTTATAATTAACACCCATTCATTTTGCAACAACCTTGGAGAACTTAGTAGAGCAGAAAAGTAACTTCCAACCATTTAAACAAGCTTCCAATGATTGCCATGAACCTTAATATCATATGTAACAATTTTGCAAAGTTGCAATCACTTCTTAATCGCTTTgcagaaatttttaacaacttaGAAAAGCAATAAACCTTCTTTTAAGCATTTAGACAAACTTCTAATAACCCCCCAgatgattaaaataacttgcaCACATTTTGGACAACCTAGAAATCACTTTCAATCATTTAGACATGTTTTCAATAATTCCATGAACCTTACAatcatttttgacaatttttgcaATCACATTACCGTTTTGCAGAAATTTTTAACAGCCTAGAAAGGCAATAAACATAGTTTTAAGTATTTAGACACACTTTTAATGATCAATAATCAGATGATAACCATTTTGAATAAGTTTCCAATACTCCAAATAAGCTCTTAATTGTTTTGCAGAAATTTTGAGCAATCTGGAAAGGCAAAAAGTGTGTTTCTattcatttagacaagtttctAATGATTACCAAGAAGGTTTGAATAACTTCGAACAACTTTGGAAAGTTGTAATCAACTGCAAAATGATTTGCAGAAATTTTGAACTACTTAGAATAgcaattaatcgatttttagCGATTTAGACAACCTTCCAATAAGTCCCAAGAAGTTTCTGATtactttgaacaattttgcaaaattgGAATGACTTCCTAACCAGTTTGCAGAAATTTTGGACAACTTAGAAATGCAGAAAAGTTATTTCTAATGATTTAGACAAATTTCTAATGACTACCAAGAGGATTTGTATCATTTCCAACAAATTTGGAAAGTTGTAATCGACTCCCAAATAATTTGCAGAAATCTTGAACTACTTAGAATAGCAATAAATCGATTTGTAGTGATTTAGACAACCTTTTACTACGTCCCAAGAAGTTTCTGATCATATTGAACAGTTTTGCAAAATTGCAATGGCTTCCTAACCAGTTGGCAGAAATTTTGGACAACTTAGAATGGcagaaaagttatttctcaGCAACCCATGAcaatcttatttttaaaataataaggaaaaacgatatttatggtaaaaaaaattttgaattcaaattttacTGATTTATTTGAATCGAGCAGCTCGAATTTGTTCGAATCGACACCCAACACGGataattttcgattaaaaattaattttgacagatcgccattttgatttatctgtcattacaaaaattaaattatctcgAGAACGCGTTGAGATAAAGTAGTCGTGTTTAGTGTTAAATTAACGCGTTTTTAACGCTTAATGCGACTAAatggtttataattaataaaaaacatatcaaaaattattcatttttaaaattttttaaaatcggccattttgagtttaaaaattcttcaaatccaaattttaatgatttatttgattCGAGAAGCTCGGGTTTGTTCGAATCGACACCCAACACGGacaattttcgattaaaaattgattttgacaggtcgccattttgatttatctgtcattaaaaaaattaaattatctcgAGAACGCGTTGAGATAAAGTAGTCGTGTTTGGTGTTAAATTAACGCGTTTTTAACGCTTAATGCGACTAAatggtttataattaataaaaaacataccaaaaattattcttttttttaaattttttaaaatcggccATTTTagagtttaaaaattcttcaaatgcaaattttaacgatttatttGAATCGAGAAGCTCGGGTTTGTTCGAATCGACACCCAACACGGacaattttcgattaaaaattgattttgacaggtcgccattttgatttatctgtcattaaaaaaattaaattatctcgAGAACGCGTTGAGATAAAGTAGTCGTGTTTGGTGTTAAATTAACGCGTTTTTAACGCTCGATTCAACTAAATaggttataattaataaaaatatatcagaaaaaaattaattactcatttttttttctttttcttatataaaaaataaaattttactctaaaataataaggaaaaagaatatttatggtaataaaaaaaatttaggttggaattaaaaaaaaaaattcaaaatcggccattttgaattttgaaaattctttgaaaacaaattttaatgatatatttGAATAGAGAAGCTCGTATTTGTTCGAATCGACACCCAACACGGCTAATTTTCGAttagaaattgattttgacaggtcgccattttgatttatctgtcattaaaaaaattaaattatctcgAGAACGCGTTGAGATAAAGTGGTCGTGTTTGGTGTTAAATTAACTCGTTTTTAACGTTCGATTCAACTAAATaggttataattaataaaaatatattagaaaaaaattcaattactcattttttttcttttttttatataaaaaatataattttactctaaaataattaaaaaaaggatatttatgttaataaaaacaaatttaatatggaattcaaaaaaaaaattcaaaatcggccattttgaattttgaaaattctttgaaaacaaattttaatgatatatttGAATAGAGAAGCTCGTATTTGTTCGAATCGACACCCAACACGGCTacttttcgattaaaaattgattttgacaggtcgccattttgatttatctgtcattacaaaaattaaattatctcgTGAACGCGTTGAGATAAAGTAGTCGTGTTTGGTGTTAAATTAACGCATTTTTAACGCTCGATTCAACTAAATaggttaaactttaaaataaattttaacattaaaattataaatcggACCAAcgacaaaaaagaaaattttttttatagaaatattaaataacaacgatttgatttctttaaaaaaaaattaaattaaaaaaataattaaataattaattaagcgCCATCTATGAGTGAAAAGTCGACACTaaaaatttaacctcaaaattaattttgaaacgtcaaaattgacgtttaatttaataatatgatcacaaaaatcgttttaattataatatgtGTCGTTGAATTGTTACAAACGAGCGAATATCTCCACGAACGAGTgcttattaataacttttacagtaataaatcaaatgattaattttcttttaggtgattttaaagatttattattcCGCATTGGACCCGACGTGTTTAGATTTTTTCCGGCACGAATTAAACGATTTAATCAGTTCGCAATTGGTGTATTACATCCACATCGAAATGCACCCCTTCGCCGGTTGCGATTACAACGAAGAAACGAAATACATTTATTGCAAATTAGGGCAAGGCGAGACGATATCGAACATGCACCATCTATGCGCCATGCACCAAATTAATACTTTACTACCGAAAGCGCCCGAAACTAGTTATAACATCGATGCGATCCGTTACATTGTGTGTACGTTAAAGGAGGATGAAGCTATAGAAGATCGATTGATTAATGTGGAGAGTTGCTCGAAATACACCAAAGATATCGATGAGGAAATCGATGATTGCGAAGAATCGAATCGGGACgtttttatttcgaatttaaaTCATATTAACTCGGTTAATCTAACGGAGATTCCTATGATTGTTATTGCGGAGTCGGAGGAGGGGCTTTTTGAGCGGAGACAAAAGATATTAGAAGAAATGTGTAAGCTGTTAGGGCCGTATAGGAGCCACGAGTGTCTTAATAGAACGGGTTATAACGATAATGATATGGTGAGATCGAGAggaaatcgattaaaaatgattaaaaattatttttggttatttttattaatgtcatTGTAATCTATAATTAAGTTCTTCAATATAACGTTTAAGATAAGCTAAAAGTTTTTAACCTGGTGATTTATCacaataaagttttataaaaaatatcgtgaaaaaagttatttccaatcgtttagacaaattttcaatgattaccatgaagttttgtatcattttgaacaattctgCAAAGCTTCTAAtcattttgcaataatttaaaacaacttgttagagcaaaaaagttatttccaaTCATTTAGACAAAGTTCCAATGATTACCACGAagttttgaatcattttgaacaattttgcaaaGCTTCTAAtcattttgcaataatttaaaacaacttgttagagcaaaaaagttattttcaatcatttagacaaaCTTCCAATGATTACCACGAAGCtttgaatcattttgaacaattttgcaaaGTTATAATTAGCTTCTAAtcattttgcaataatttaaaacaacttgttagagcaaaaaagttatttccaaTCATTTAGACAAACTTCCAATGATTACCACGAAGTTTTGAATcactttgaacaattttgcaaaGCTTCTAAtcattttgcaataatttaaaacaacttgTTAGAGTAAAAAAGTTAGTTCCAATCATTTAGACAAACTTCCAATGATTACCACGAAGCtttgaatcattttgaacaattttgcaaaGTTATAATTAGCTTCTAATCATTTtgcaattatttcaaataacttggtggagcaaaaaagttatttccaaTCATTTAGACAAACTTCTAATGCTTACCACGAAGCtttgaatcattttgaacaattttgcacAATTGAAATCACTTTTTAATCGcttaaaaaagcaataaaCTTAGTTTCAAGCATTTAGACACACTTTTAATGATCCCCCAGGAgattagaataattttaaacaattttgcaaAACTTAAATCAACTCCCAACCAGCTCGCATACATTTTGGGCAACCTAGATCTCATTTTCAACCCTTTAGACAAGCTTCCAATGATTGCCATGAACCTCACAATTacttttaacaattttgcaaAGTTGCAATCACTTGTTAACCGCTTTGCAGAAATTTTTAACCACATCAGAAAGCAATAAACttagttttaaacatttagaCACACTTTTAATGATCACCAAGGAGATGATAACCATcttgaataattatttcaatgttTTAATCAGCTCTCAGCTGTTTTGCAGAAATTTTGGACAATTTAGAATTGTAGAAAAGTTACTTCTAATCGTTTAGACAAATTTCTAATGATTACCAAGTAGGTTTGAATCATTGTGAATAATTTTGGAAAGCTATAATCAACTCCAAAACAGTTTGCAGAAACTTTGAACTAATTAGAATAGCAATGAATCAATTTTTAGTGATTTAGACAACGTTGTAATAAGTCCCAAGATGTTTCTGATCACATTGAATAATTTTGCAATGACTTCCTAATCAGTTTGCAGAAATTTTGGACAACTTAGAACggcataaaaataatttctaagcAACCCATAACAATcctacttttaaaataataagcaaaaaaattttggttgcaaatttaatgatttatttgaattaagaAGCTCGAATTTGTTCGAATTGATACCCAACACGGctaattttcgattaaaaattaattttgacaggtcgccattttgatttatctgtcattaaaaaagttaaattatctCGAGAACGCGTTGAGATTAAGTAGTCGTGTTTGGTGTTAAATTAATGCGTTTTTAACACTCGATGCGACCAAatggtttataattaataaaaaacataccaaaaattaatcttttttttttaatttttcaaaatcggcCATTTTGGATTTTAAACATTCTTCAAATGcaaattttaacgatttatttGAATCGAGAAGCTCGAATTTGTTCGAATTGATACCCAACATGActaattttcgattaaaaattaattttgacaggtcgccattttgatttatctgtcattaaaaaaattaaattatctcgAGAACGCGTTGAGATAAAATAGTCGTGTttggtgttaaattaaagcgttTTTGACGCTCGATACAACTAAATagtttataattaatgaaaaagcataagaaaaattattcattttttttcattttttgtaacaaaaataaaattttactctaaaataataaggaaaaatgatatttatgctaaaaagaaaatttttaagatggaattgtaaaaaaaataattaaaatcggCCATTttggatattaaaaattcttcagatgcaaattttaacgatttatttGAATCGAGAAGCTCGAATTTGTTCGAATTGATACCCAACATGACTAGctttcgattaaaaattaattttcacaggtcgccattttgatttatctgtcattaaagaaattaaattatctcgAGAACGCGTTAAGATAAAGTAGTCGTGTTTGGTGTTAAATTAACGCGTTTTTAACGCTCGATGCAACTAAatggtttataataaataaaaaagcatactaaaaattattcattttttctttttttataacaaaaataaaattttactctaaaataataaggaaaaatGGTATTTAtgctaaaaagaaaatttttaagatggaattgtaaaaaaaataattaaaatcggccattttgaattttaaaaattcttcaaattcaaattttaatgatttatttgaatCGAGAAGCTCGAATTTGTCCGATTTGATACCCAACATGActaattttcgattaaaaattaattttgacaggtcgccattttgatttatctgtcattaaagaaattaaattatctcgAGAACGCGTTGAGATAAAGTAGTCGTGTTTGGTGTTAAATTAACGCGTTTTTAACGCTTGATACAACTAAATagtttataattaatgaaaaagcgtaccaaaaattattcattttttttttttttataacaaaaataaaattttactctaaaataataaggaaaaatgatatttatgctaaaaagaaaatttttaagatggaattgtaaaaaaataattaaaatcggccattttgaattttaaaaatttttcaaattcaaattttaatgatttatttgaatCGAGAAGCTCGAATTTGTCCGATTTGATACCCAACATgattaattttcgattaaatattaattttgacaggtcgccattttgatttatctgtcattaaagaaattaaattatctcgAGAACGCGTTAAGATAAAGTAGTCGTGTTTGGTGTTAAATTAACGCGTTTTTAACGCTCGATGCAACTAAatggtttataataaataaaaaagcatactaaaaattattcattttttctttttttataacaaaaataaaattttactctaaaataataaggaaaaatGGTATTTAtgctaaaaagaaaatttttaagatggaattgtaaaaaaaataattaaaatcggccattttgaattttaaaaattcttcaaattcaaattttaatgatttatttgaatCGAGAAGCTCGAATTTGTCCGATTTGATACCCAACATGActaattttcgattaaaaattaattttgacaggtcgccattttgatttatctgtcattaaagaaattaaattatctcgAGAATGCGTTGAGATAAAGTAGTCGTGTTTGGTGTTAAATTAACGCGTTTTTAACGCTCGATCCAATTAAATAGGTTATAATCGAAAATCGGGCAtattgaattttgaaaattttcaatttgcaaaaaatttggaCAATTTAGAATGGTTATTTCCAAGCAACCCATGAcaatcttattttcttttttaataaacgtcaaaaaatcaaaaatttttcgattactattaataaatattaaccCAAAAtggaatcaacttacatagtaagccaaattttaatgttaacgaaaaaattaacgtaattttaattaattttaggtcGAAACCCATAATTGCCCCTTCATCGGGATCGAAACCGACGACGTTTACTCGTGTTTTCGAAACGAGGCGTGTTGCGAGGGCGGTTGTTGCCCAAAACCGTATTTAACGACGTTTCGGATGTGTTACGTCTGGTTAACGATAGCCGCGGTGCTTTTCGTGTGCTCGGGGGGGCTAAAACTGTGCAAATCCCGCCGGAGATTAAcccaaaatcgatttttaaaccaaaataaTACTCCCAATAACCAAGATGTTCACGAAATCGCCAATTTACAACTATATTTAAACAACCCCCCACCCAGATTATCAAACTTAGACGAACAAATTAATTTGAGAAGTCTTTTAGGATCAACCGATGCGTGTCACATCGCCATCGATCGATACATCGCGTGTAGAAACGGCAAGAACCAATTCattccaatttaatttgattaattttaattttttagcgaGGACTCGTTTGAATGCTTGTTCGAATTTACCCCCACCCTATAACTCGGTCGGTGCAAAAGAGACCAGTTGTGACCCGTTCGATCCCCCACCACATTACAGCACGCTCGTTTCCGATTCGACCGCACCAAAAACGAACGTTCCCGAAGTTCAAAATCCCCACTCGGAAATCCGTTCGGAAATCGGGTTGGAACAAGTTAACCCCCACGATTTAGAACGAGATggcgataaaaattgcaataataacgaagatgtttaaaaaaaatgaaatcaaatatgtttaactaaaatcatttggaaaaaataaataataacaacaacgAAGTTAGTTGCGATTCGTTCGGGGAGAAAGAGAAAATCAATAGATTAAGGCGTCGCGACGTTGGGCGTCGACCCGTTCGGTGTGAGAAAATCGCCGTGTTGGTTTTTGAggggttttaaatttttaaagttaatcaatcggattaattaataattaatcgacgttttaaaagttttaaaagtggacaaaaaatattaaggaGTGGTTTTTAAGCACATTATGAGCGTCAAGGTTAGTACATACacattaatgaattaataaaaaaattttttgcacctaaaaaattgttttgaatcgGCTTAAACAAATTACGTAGTGTTTGAGTTGAAAAATCTGTTTCGATATACGTTTTCGCTTCCAaggttatatttaaatatcggGAGAGCGAATTAGATCGTGGAGGGGGGATTTATAAACACTTAAAGATGGaatgtttattttcaatgtacCGGGatgagataaaattttattttttggataaTATTTAAGTGattgttgataaatttgaCTAGGGGAGGGCGGGTTTGCTCGAATCGATACCCAACACGACCactttttgattgaaaataaagGTGTTGATTTTGACAGGTGgccatctttattttttatcaccaCACAAtcgattttatctaatttgtctttaatcaaaattaaattatctcgaaaacaaagattgaattaaaaaaaaataatcaaaatcgaccgttttgaattttgaaaattctctaaatgcaaattttaatgatttatttgaatCGAGAAGCCCGAATTTGTTCGAATCGATACCCAACATGACTATATTTCGATAAAAAATGGCGTTgacgttttaattttgacagatcgccattttgatttatctgtcattaaagaaattaaattatctcgGTAACGGATTAAGATAAAGTGGTCGTGTTTGGTGTTAAATTAACGTATTTTTAACGCTTTATTCGATTAACAaggttataattaataaaaaatgtaaaaaaaaaattactgattactttattataacgaaaatatataatttaactctaaaattataaatggGAAGAATATTTggtgttaaatgaaaaaattttgagatagaattaaaaaaaaattaatcaaaatcggtcattttgaattttgaaaattctctcaatgcaaattttaatgatttatttgaaCCGAGAAGCCCGAATTTGTTCGAATCGATACCCAACATGACTATTTTTCGATACAAAATGGCGTTGACGTGTTAATTTTGACAGGTCgccattttgatttatctgtcactaaagaaattaaattatctccGGGACGGATTAAGATAAAGCGGTCGAGTTTGGTGTTAAATTAACGCATTTTTAACGCTTTATTCGGTTAACAaggttataattaataaaaaatgttttaaaaaaaattgctgattacttttttataacgaaaataaaatattaactttaaaattataaataggAAGAATATTTAGtgttaaacgaaaaatttttgagattaaatttaaaaaaaaattaatcaaaatcggccattttgtattttgaaaattctctaaatgcaaatttaatgatttatttgaatCGAGAAGCTCGAATTTGTTCGAATCGATACCCAACATGActatttttcgataaaaaatggcgttgacgttttaattttgacaggtcgccattttgatttacctgtcattaaaaaaaataaattatctcgGTGACGGATTAAGATAAAGTGGTCGTGTTTGGTGTTAAATTAACGCGTTTTTAACGCTCGATCAAACTAAATaggttataattaataaaaatatatcagaaaaaaattcaattactcattttttttcttttttttatatagaaaataaaattttactctaaaataataagaaaaaaagatatttatggtaataaaaaaaaatttaagatggaattaaaacaaaataatcaaaatcggccattttgaattttgaaaattctttgaaaacaaattttaatggttTATTTGAATCGAGAAGGTCGAATTTGTTCGAATCGACACCCAACACGGataattttcgattaaaaattgattttgacaggccgccattttgatttatctgtcattaaaaaaattaaattatctcgGAAACGCGTTGAGATAAAGTAGTCGTGTTTGGTGTTAAATTAACGCGTTTTTAACGCTCGATTCAACTAAATAGGTTatgattaatgaaaatatattagaaaaaactcaatcatttttttatataaa encodes the following:
- the LOC139432497 gene encoding uncharacterized protein codes for the protein MITKIVLIIICVVELLQTSEYLHERVILKIYYSALDPTCLDFFRHELNDLISSQLVYYIHIEMHPFAGCDYNEETKYIYCKLGQGETISNMHHLCAMHQINTLLPKAPETSYNIDAIRYIVCTLKEDEAIEDRLINVESCSKYTKDIDEEIDDCEESNRDVFISNLNHINSVNLTEIPMIVIAESEEGLFERRQKILEEMCKLLGPYRSHECLNRTGYNDNDMVRSRGNRLKMIKNYFWLFLLMSL
- the LOC111415346 gene encoding uncharacterized protein isoform X2, which codes for MESTYIVETHNCPFIGIETDDVYSCFRNEACCEGGCCPKPYLTTFRMCYVWLTIAAVLFVCSGGLKLCKSRRRLTQNRFLNQNNTPNNQDVHEIANLQLYLNNPPPRLSNLDEQINLRSLLGSTDACHIAIDRYIASRTRLNACSNLPPPYNSVGAKETSCDPFDPPPHYSTLVSDSTAPKTNVPEVQNPHSEIRSEIGLEQVNPHDLERDGDKNCNNNEDV
- the LOC111415346 gene encoding uncharacterized protein isoform X1, translating into MESTYIVETHNCPFIGIETDDVYSCFRNEACCEGGCCPKPYLTTFRMCYVWLTIAAVLFVCSGGLKLCKSRRRLTQNRFLNQNNTPNNQDVHEIANLQLYLNNPPPRLSNLDEQINLRSLLGSTDACHIAIDRYIACRNARTRLNACSNLPPPYNSVGAKETSCDPFDPPPHYSTLVSDSTAPKTNVPEVQNPHSEIRSEIGLEQVNPHDLERDGDKNCNNNEDV